The stretch of DNA TGATGTACGTCCCGTGTGACGTGCATCGCTGATAAGCCTCTATATCAGCAGCCCGCCGGGGTATGAGCGAGCGGCCTCCCCCGGAAAGGGGAAGGCCGCAACCCGTACGAAGGAGGCAGGCCGCGTCCGGTCAGCGCCGGGGCGAGGCGTCGAGCACCTGCTGAAGGGCCTCGAACTCCTCCACACACTTGCCGGAGCCCAGCGCGACGGAGTCGAGCGGGTCCTCGGCGATGTGGATGGGCATGCCGGTCTCTCTGCGCAGCCGCTCGTCGAGGCCGCGCAGCAGGGCCCCGCCGCCGGTGAGGACGATGCCTCGGTCCATCACGTCGCCGGACAGCTCGGGCGGGCACTTGTCCAGGGTCGTCTTGACGGCGTCGACGATCGCGTTGACCGGTTCCTCGATGGCCTTGCGGACCTCGGCGGCCGAGATGACCACGGTCTTGGGCAGCCCGGAGACCAGGTCACGGCCGCGGATCTCGGTGTGCTCGTCGGTCTCCAGGTCGTAGGCGGAGCCGATCGTCAGCTTGATCTGTTCGGCGGTGCGTTCGCCGAGCAGCAGGCTGTACTCCTTCTTGATGTGCTGGATGATCGCGTTGTCCAGCTCGTCGCCCGCCACCCGGATGGACTGGGCGGTGACGATGCCGCCGAGCGAGATGACCGCCACCTCGGTGGTGCCGCCGCCGATGTCGACCACCATGTTGCCGGTGGCCTCGTGGACCGGCAGCCCCGAACCGATCGCGGCGGCCATCGGCTCCTCGATGATGTGCACCTGACGGGCGCCTGCCTGGGTCGACGCCTCGATGACGGCGCGGCGCTCCACTCCCGTGATACCGGAGGGCACACAGACGACGACGCGGGGGCGGGCCAGATAGCGTCGCTTGTGGATCTTGAGAATGAAGTAGCGGAGCATCCGCTCGGTGATCTCGAAGTCGGCGATCACGCCGTCCTTCAGCGGACGGACGGCCACGATGTTGCCGGGCGTCCGGCCGATCATCTTCTTCGCCTCGGCGCCGACCGCGAGGATGCCACCTGTATTGGTGTTGATCGCGACGACGGAGGGCTCATTGAGGACGATCCCGCGACCTCTGACGTACACCAGCGTGTTGGCGGTCCCGAGGTCGACAGCCATGTCCCGGCCGATGAACGACATTGAGTTCCCCATGAGGATACGTCTGGCCTTCCCAAGTGGAGCGTTGACGGCTTTTCAGGATGGCGGAGTGAGTGCTGTGAGGTGGAAGCTTCCATCGTAGTCTCGCCCGCAGGGACACGACGCGAGGGTCTGCGCCATTGTCAGCAGAAGGTGAGGCGTCTCGCTTGTGGAGACGTGCCATAGGGGGCATGGGTTCCCCCGATCGGCCTGCATATGCCAAGGGGCGGCCCGAATTCTACGGCCGCCCCTCACTCATTCCACGCCGACCACCGTACGCCCAGGTCACCGTGGCATACGGATGACGACTTGTCAGTTATTCCGCCGTCGGTCCGGCCGGAAGAACCGCTCCTGGCGGGGGAATCGGACCCCGCCGGGTAATCGGATCAAGCTGGTGAATCGGACCGGGGAAGAGGCCGACGAATCAGACCAGGCCGGGGAAGAACGTCTTCAGCTCGCGCTCCGCCGACTCCTCGGAGTCGGAGGCGTGGATCATGTTCTCCCGCACGATGGTGCCGAAGTCCCCCCTGATGGAGCCGGGCTCCGCGGCGATCGGGTCGGTGGGACCGGCCAGCCTGCGCACACCTTCGATCACCCGCTCGCCCTCGACCACCAGGGCGACGATCGGGCCCGACTGCATGAATTCGACAAGCGGCTCGTAGAAAGGCTTGCCGATGTGCTCGGCGTAGTGCTGCTCCAGGATCGCGCGGTCCAGTGAACGCAGTTCCAGCGCGGTGACGGTCCAGCCGGCCTTGCGCTCGATCCGGCTGATGACCTCGCCCATCAGGCCCCGGCGAACCGTGTCGGGCTTGAGCAGAACGAGAGTGCGCTGGGACATGTGCGGCTCCTTGCAGGCATTAGCGGATGCGGTGACCAGAGATTACAAGGACACGCCGTAAGAACAGCACTCGGCACTGTCCGGGTGATCGTTTCCTGAATATATGAACGGAATTGGTGTATTCCGCGAGTCCCGGACACCGGTCAACGGAACCGGGACACCGCTGTCCGGCCGCCCGCGCGTGTCCAACCGACCGCCCGCCCCGCACTGTCCGCCCGGCTGTCCGGCGCCGGACAGCCGGGCGGAGTCCCCTATTGCAAGGACCCCTAACCGGCCGCCGCGCCCGCTTCTGGCTCCGCCGCCTCGGCCATGGCGGCCCACCGAGCCTTGGCCTCGTCGATCTTGCGGCCGTAGTGGATGGAGGCCCACCACAGACCACCGAAGGCGGCACCGAGGATGAACATCATCGGTACGACGACGCCGCTGGCGACCAGGGCCGCCTGGAGAATCCAGCCGAGCTGGATCCCGCCGGGGCGGGTGAGCGTTCCGCAGAGCAGCACCGAGAGCAGCATGGCGACGCCGCAGACCCACCAGACCGTGGAGGTGGCCAGGCTGTCGTCCTTCATGGCGACCAGTCCCGCGAAGCCGATGATGAAGAACTCACCGATGAGTGTGGAAGCGCAGAGCGTCCGCATGGGTCATCCCTTCCCGAGAAGCAGCCGGGCCTCGCCGACCGTGATGACGGAACCCGTCACGAGGACCCCTCCGCCGGTGTACTCGTCGTCCTCCTCCGCCAGCGTGATCGCCGCCTCGATGGCGTCGTCCAGGCGCGGTTCGACCTGCACCCGGTCGTCACCGAAGACCTCGACGGCGATACCGGCCAGCTCGTCGGGGTCCATCGCCCGATGGCTGGAGTTACGGGTGATCACGACCTCGGCGAGGATCGGCTCGAAGGCTTCGAGGAGGCCGCGTACGTTCTTCTCCGCGCTGGCGCCGATCACGCCGACGAGCCGGCTGAAGCCGAAGACCTCACTGACCGCCTCCGCCGTGGCGCGCGCCCCCGCGGGGTTGTGCGCGGCGTCCAGGACGACCGTCGGGGAGCGGCGGACGACTTCGAGCCTGCCGGGTGAGGCGACCGAGGCGAAGGCCTTGCGTACGGTCTCCACGGAGAGCGGGTCGGGGCGCTCGGAGCCGACGCCGAAGAACGCCTCGACGGCGGCGAGCGCCACCGCCGCGTTGTGCGCCTGGTAGGCGCCGTGCAGGGGCAGGAAGATCTCGTCGTACTCGCCGCCGAGGCCGCGCAGCGTCAGGAGCTGCCCGCCGACCGCCACCTCCCGGGAAACCACACCGAACTCCATGCCCTCACGGGCGACGGTGGCGTCCTTCTCCACCGCCTTCTTCAGCATGACCTGGGCCGCATCGACCGGCTGCTGGGCGAGGACGACGGTGGCGTCCTGCTTGATGATCCCGGACTTCTCCACCGCGATCTCGGCGGGCGTGTTGCCGAGGCGGTCGGTGTGGTCCAGGTCGATGGGGGTGACGACGGCGACATCCGCGTCGATCACATTGGTGGCGTCCCAGCTCCCGCCCATGCCGACCTCGACGACGGCCACGTCGACGGGCGCGTCGGCGAAGGCCGCGTACGCCATGCCGGTCAGCACCTCGAAGAACGAGAGCCGGTACTCCTGGCTGCCGTCGACCATCTCCACGTACGGCTTGATGTCCTGGTACGTCTCCACGAAGCGCTCGGCCTCGATGGGCGCGCCGTCCAGGCTGATCCGCTCGGTGATCGACTGGACGTGCGGCGAGGTGTAGCGGCCCGTGCGCAGTTCGAAGGCGCCGAGCAGCGCCTCGACCATGCGGGCGGTGGACGTCTTGCCGTTGGTGCCGGTGATGTGGATCGAGGGGTAGGCGCGCTGAGGTTCGCCGAGGACGTCCATCAGGGCCGCGATGCGGGTGACCGAGGGTTCGAGTTTGGTCTCGCCCCAGCGGCTCGCGAGTTCCGTCTCGACCTCGCGCAGCGCCCTGTCCACCTCCGGGTCCTGCGGGCGGGCGGGGACCTCGGCCTGCGGAGGGGCGGCCTGGGCGCGCAGCGTGCGGCTGCCCGCCTCGATCACCGCGAGATCGGGGTCCCTGTCGGTCTCGGCGCCGACGATCTCCTCGAAGGCGTCACCCTTGGGGCGACCGCCTTCCTCGTCGCCGTCGTCGTAGTGGTCGTCGTGCGGGGGGAGCTCACTCACAGCTCCAGTCTACGGAGGCGCGGGGTGATCACCGCCGGGCCCCGCGCCTCGCGCCGCGCGGGGGTGTCCCCCGCCACCCGTCTCCCGAGGATTCCCCGTAACCCGGTAAGACCAGGCACACTTGGCGATCATGGACATAGGCATTGATCTCGGGACCGCGAATACCCTCCTCTACATCCGTGGCCAGGGCATCGTGCTGAACGAACCCTCCGTCGTCGCGATCCGCCAGGGACGCAAGGGCACGACGGTCGCCGTCGGCACGGAGGCCAAGGCGACGATCGGACGCACACCTGGCTCCATCACGGCGATCCGGCCGCTGGCCGACGGTGTGATCAGCGACTTCGACGCCGCCGAGGAGATGATCAGACACTTCGTGCGCAGGGCGGCGCCCAGGCGCGGCACCAGGATCCGCATGGTGGTCTGCGTGCCGAGCGGGGTCACCCCCGTGGAGCGGCGGGCGATCGTCAACGCCTCGAAGCGGGCGGGCGCGCGGACCGTGCACCTCATAGAGGAGCCGATGGCGGCGGCGATCGGCGCGGGTCTCCCCGTGTCGGACCCGCGCGGTTCGATGGTGGTCGACGTCGGCGGGGGCACGACGGAGGTCGCGGTCCTCTCGCTGGGCGGGATCGTCACGGCCCGCTCGCTGCGCGTCGGCGGACACCGGATGGACCTCGCGGTCATGGATCACGTACGAAAGGAGCACTCGCTGCTGATCGGCGAGCGGACCGCGGAGAACATCAAGATCGCCATCGGTTCCGCGTGGCCGGTGCCCGGCGAGGAGGAGCGCGAGAAGGCCACGTACACGGTACGGGGGCGGGAGAAGGTGGGCGGTCTGCCGAAGACCGTCGATCTCACCACGCAGGAGGTGCGGGACGCCCTGGAGGAGCCGGTCGCGGCGATGATCGAGGCCCTGCGCGGAACGCTGGAGGAGTGCCCGCCGGAGCTGGCGGGCGACCTGATGGAGCACGGCATCGTCCTCACCGGCGGCGGGGCGCTGCTGCCGGGCCTCGACCTGCGGATGGCTTCGGCCTCCGGCATCCCCGTCTTCGTGGCGGACGACCCGCTGGACAGTGTGGCGATGGGGTGCGGCAAGTGCGTGGAGGACTTCGACGGACTCGACCGGCTGCTGAACGGGGCCTGAGCGAGACCTTGAGCGAGGCCTCGAACGGGGCCTTGAGCGGAGCTTTTACGGGAGCCCGACCGGAGCCTTGAACGGGGCGGGGCGGCGACCCTGCCGCGTGGAAGCGGCGGGGCGGGCCGGGGACGGCCACCGGGCACGGGCCGCGTGGGACGACGACCACGCCCACGTGAGGGGCAGCACCGGACACGAGCCCGGGACGACGCCACGCACACGTGAGGGGCGGCGCCGGCCGCCCACGGTGCCTGAAGCGCGAACGCCTCCGGCGCGCCGGCCCCTCAGCGCCACCGGCGGCCGTCACCTCCCCTCACACACCGGCCTGGTCTCTTCGGCCGTCCATCAGCTCGCGAGCGTGGGGTAGTCGGTGTACCCGGCCTCGTCACCGCCGTAGAAGGTGGCGGGGTCGGGCGTGTTGAGCGGCGCGCGGGACCGTACCCGTTCGACCAGGTCGGGGTTGGCGAGGGCGAGCGCGCCGACGGTGACGACATCGGCGCGGCCTTCGGCGATGTCCGCCGCTCGGACGGCCAGCTCCGCGCCGACCCGGTTGACCATCAGGGTGGTCGGCCACAGCCCCCGCAGGATGTCGAGCAGTTCCTCGTCCTCGGCCTGGACGACGTGCAGGCAGGCGAGGCCGAGCGGGGCGAGCGCGCGGGCCAGGGCGGCGTACAGCTCGCGCGGGTCGTCCTCGGCGATGTCGTTGTACGGGTTCCCCGGCGAGATCCGTATGCCGGTACGGCCCGCGCCGATCTCGTCGGCGACGGCCGCGGCGACCTCCACCGCGAAACGGACGCGGTTCTCGACGGAGCCACCGTAACGGTCGGTGCGGCGGTTGGCGTTGGTGGACAGGAACTGGTGCACGAGGTAGCCGCTGGCGCCGTGGATCTCGACACCGTCGGCGCCCGCCTCGACGGCCGCGCGGGCCGCCGCCCGGAACTCCTGGACCGTGTCGGCGATCTCCGCCTCGGTGAGTTCGCGCGGCCGCGGCATCGACTGGAGTCCGGAGGCGGTGAAGATGGTGCCCGAGGGGCGGATCGCGGAAGGGGCCACCGGCTGCCCACCGTGCGGGGTGTTGCCCGGGTGGGCGATGCGCCCGGCGTGCATGAGCTGGATGACGATCCGCCCGTCGGCCGCGTGCACGGCCTCGGTGACCTTGCGCCACCCGGCGATCTGGGCCTCGGTGTGGATACCGGGGGTCAGCGGATAGCCCTGGCCTTCCGCGGAAGGCTGGGTGCCCTCGGTGACGACGAGGGCGTGCGAGGCGCGCTGGGCGTAGTACTCGGCGTTCAGCTCGCTCGGCACACCGTCAGGGGTGGAGCGGTTGCGGGTCATCGGGGCCATGGCCAGCCGGTGCGGCAGGGCGATGTCACCGACGGCGGTCGGCGTCCACAGGGCGTCCAGTGGGGAGTCGGGCATGACGGTTCCTCCTCGTAGGGTGGCCGGGCGGGCGGGGGCCGGCCGGGCGGCGGGTCTCAGACGATGATGGACGGCGGGGACGACGACGGCTATGACGTTCATGTCAACTCCTCGGCGGCTCGCCCTCAGCCGGCCCGTCCGACCATTTATGTGGCCGACCACCTAAAGGTAACACCACTTAGGTGGCTAGCCAAGTAATGGCGTCGGAGGTCACCCCATCACCCGTTATTTATTGATTACTGATCCGATTGAGCGATCGGACGGCAGTCGTGCGGCGCGGTTCGGGGCGCGCGGGCGGCGCCGGTAGTCAAATCCGTCCATGTGGTACGCCCAGAATCCGGGCCGTCTGGTCCGTCAGCTCGCCGGGGACGGCGCCGTCCTGCTCTGGATCGCGGTGTGGGCCTGGATCGCCGTGACCATCCACCGACTCTCCCTGCCCATGGCGGCCCGCGCCGTGGAGGTGTACGGAACGCCTCGCCGCGGCAAGGCGACCGCCCTGCCATGGGTGGACGAGCGCATCGGCACGGAGCTGCGAAAGGCGGCAGGTGCCGGAGTACGGTTCGTGGGCGCCGACGACGCCCCCTCGGCCGTGCTCCAGGTGACCGCCACGCTCAGCGCGGCGGGGCTGTTCCTCGTGGCGACGGGCCTGGTGCTCGCCTGGTGGCTGCCGAAGCGGCTGCGCTGGCACCGGCAGGCCGAGACCGCGCGGGAGCTGGCCGCCTCCACGGACGGGCGTGAACTCCTCGCGCTGCGCTCGCTGATGCGTCCGCTCGATGTCGTCGCCAGGACCGCGGCGACCGTCCCCGGCGCCTCCCCCGGGAGCCTCGCGGAGGGATGGCGGGACGCCGACCCCGACACACTGGACATGCTGGCCGAGGCGGAGCTGTTCAGGCTGGGACTGCGGGCCGTCTGAGCCGCCAGGCACCCCAGCGGCGCGCGGAAGCCCCCGACAAGCACCACCGGCGACACGCGAAAGGGCCCGACGAGCACCCCAGGCAACACGTGCAAACCCCCGCCAAGCTCCCTCGGCGACACGCGGAAGGGCCAGGACCCGCCCATGGGTCCTGGCCCTTCCGTCGTCCGTCGGGCACCTCGGGGGTGGTCAGCCCTGCGGCAGCCTCTCGATCTGCTGCTTGAGGCGGGCGATGTCCTCGTCGGCCTTGCCGAGACGGCCGCGGATCTTGTCCACCACCTGGTCGGGGGCCTTGGCGAGGAACGCCTCATTGCCGAGCTTGGCGGTGGCCTGCGCCTTCTCCTTCTCGGCGGCGGCGAGGTCCTTGGTGAGCCGCTTGCGCTCGGCGTCGATGTCGATGGCGCCGGACAGGTCGAGCGCGACCTGGGCACCGGCCACCGGCAGGGTCGCCGTCGCCTGGAAGGCGTCGCCCTCCGGCTGGAGCCGCAGGAGCTGCCTGATGGCCGGCTCGTGCGCGGCCAGCCGCGTGCCTTCGAGAGCGAGTCTGGCGGGGACCCGCTGACCCGGCTGGAGGCCCTGGTCGGCGCGGAAGCGGCGGACCTCGGTGATCACCTGCTGAAGCGTCTCGATCTCCTGCTCGGCGGCCGTGTCCCTGAAGCCGGAGTCCTTGGGCCACTCGGCGATCACGATCGACTCGCGCCCGGTGAGCGTCGTCCACAGCGTCTCCGTGACGAAGGGGACGACCGGGTGGAGCAGCCGCAGCGTGACATCCAGGACCTCGCCGAGGACCCGCCTGGCGTCGTCGGCCGGCTGGCCGCCCGCCTGGAACGTGGTCTTGGACAGCTCCACGTACCAGTCGAAGACCTCGTCCCACGCGAAGTGGTAGAGCGCGTCGGACAACTTGGCGAACTGGAAGTCCTCGTAGTAGCCGTCGGTCTGCTCGACGACCTCGTTCAGCCGGGAGAGGATCCAGCGGTCGGCTGCGGAGAGGCGCTCGACGGGCGGGAGTTCGCCCTCGATGGTCGCGCCGTTCATCAGGGCGAACCGGGTGGCGTTCCAGATCTTGTTGGCGAAGTTGCGGGACGCCTGGACCCAGTCCTCGCCGATCGGGACGTCCGTGCCGGGGTTGGCGCCGCGGGCCAGCGTGAAACGCAGCGCGTCGGAGCCGTACTTGTCCATCCAGTCGAGCGGGTCGACGACGTTGCCGAAGGACTTCGACATCTTCTTGCCGCGCTCGTCACGGACGAGCCCTGTCAGGGCGATCGTCTTGAAGGGGGCCTCGCCGTCCATCACGTAGAGGCCGAACATCATCATCCTGGCGACCCAGAAGAAGATGATGTCGTGGCCGGTGAGCAGGACGTCGGTCGGATAGAACTTCTCAAGGTCGGGGGTCCGCTCGGGGCCGCCGAGCGTGGAGAACGGCCACAGGCCCGAGGAGAACCAGGTGTCGAGGACGTCGTTGTCCTGCGTCCAGCCCTCGCCCGTCGGCGGCTCCTCGTCGGGGCCCAGGCAGATGACCTGGCCCTCGGGGCCGTACCAGACGGGGATGCGGTGGCCCCACCAGAGCTGGCGCGAGATGCACCAGTCGTGCAGGTTGTCGACCCAGTCGAAGTAGCGCTTCGACATCTCCTGCGGGTGGATCTCCACGCGGCCGTCGCGCACGGCGTCACCCGACGCCTTGGCCAGCGGGGCGACCTTGACCCACCACTGCATGGAGAGACGCGGCTCCACGGTGGTGCGGCAGCGCGAGCAGTGCCCCACGGAGTGCGGGTAGGGGCGCTTCTCCGCGACGACTCGGCCCTGTTCGCGCAGGGCGCCGACGATCGCGGAGCGCGCCTCGAAACGGTCGAGCCCCTCGAAGGGTCCCGGCACGGTGATGACACCGCGCTCGTCCATGACGGTCAGCGCCTCCAGGTCGTGGCGCTGGCCGATGGCGAAGTCGTTGGGGTCGTGCGCGGGCGTCACCTTGACCGCGCCCGTACCGAACTCGGGGTCGACGTGGGCGTCCGCGACGACCGGGATGGTGCGGTCGGTCAGCGGCAGCTTGATGCGCTTGCCGATGAGGTGCGCGTACCGCTCGTCGTCGGGGTGGACGGCGACCGCGGTGTCACCGAGCATCGTCTCGGCGCGGGTGGTGGCCACGACGAGGGTGTCGTCGCCCTCTCCGTACGTCAGCGAGACCAGCTCGCCGTCGTCCTCCTGGTAGTCGACCTCGATGTCGGAGATGGCCGTCAGACAGCGCGGGCACCAGTTGATGATGCGCTCGGCGCGGTAGATCAGCTCGTCGTCGTACATCTTCTTGAAGACGGAGCGCACCGCGCGGGAGAGGCCCTCGTCCATCGTGAACCGCTCACGGGACCAGTCGACGCCGTCGCCGAGGCGCCGCATCTGGCCGAGGATCTTGCCGCCGTACTCCTCCTTCCACTGCCAGACGCGCCGCACGAACTCGTCGCGGCCCAGGTCCTGGCGGGACTTGCCCTCCTCGGCGAGCTGCTGCTCGACCTTGTTCTGGGTGGCGATGCCCGCGTGGTCCATGCCGGGCAGCCACAGGGTCTCGAACCCCTGCATCCGCTTGCGGCGGGTGAGGGCGTCCATCAGCGTGTGCTGGAAGGCGTGGCCCAGGTGCAGGGAGCCTGTGACGTTGGGCGGCGGGATGACGATCGTGTACGGGGGCTTCTCGCTCTTCGCGTCGGCGGTGAAGTAACCGCGCTCTACCCACTGCTCGTACAGCTTCCCCTCTACCTCGGCCGGCGCGTACTGGGTCGGCAGTTCGGGAGTGGTCGCTGGGGTGGGTGCAGAGTTCTCGGTCACGCCGACCAGTTTAGAGGTGACACCGAGCGGTTCCGAAACCGGAATCTTGATAACGGTGTGATGCACCGAACCCCATGGCCTGCCTCTCTCCTTCAGGATGTCGTAGGCGTGCCCCTCGGACAGGGACGCGCGGACAACGGAGGGACCGAACGTTCATGAGCGACAACCAGCCGGGCCCGTACGGCGACCCGCCGCGGCAGCCGGGGCCGTACGGCCCCGGCCCCTACGGGCAGCCGCCGCAAGGACAGCCCCGGCCCGGCTACGGACACCCGGCACAGCCGCCTCAGGGCGCCCCGGGGCCGTACGGACAGCAGCCAGAACCGTACGGGCAGCAGCCAGGTCCGTACGCCCCGCAGCCGGGTCCGTACGCCCCGCAGGCCGGTCCGTACGCCCCGCAGCCGGGCCCCTATGGACAGCCAGGTCCCTATGGACAGCCAGGTGCCTACGGGCAGCCTGGCACCTACGGGCAGCAGCCTCCTCCCCCGCCCGGCGGGCCCAAGAAGAAGCGGACGGGGCTGATCGTCACCGTCGCGGGGGTGGTGCTGGTCGCCGCCGTGGGTACCGGCGTGTACTTCGCCACCTCAGGCGCGGACGGCAAAGACGGCAAGAGCGGGCGGGGCGCGGTGGCCGACGGCGGCACGGGCTCATCCGTCAAGGACGACGGCCCGCACAAGCTGACCGCACCCGCGACGGTGCTCGGTGGCGAGTACCAGCAGAGCAGGAGTGGCGGCCAGGAGACGATCCTCACCGAGAAGGACCTGAAGGACGCCGAGGCCTGGGGGATCAAGAACCCCAAGGACATCGGCGCCAACTACCAGTCGGGCCTGGACGACCCGGCGAAGCTGAAGCAGTTGACGTACGGCGGGGTCTACGGAGAGATCGCCGACCCCGAGAAGGCCGTCGACACCATGTTCGCCGCGGTCGAGGCGGAGAACAAGGGCACCGACAACGGCGAACTGGTCGGCTCCCCGAAGGAGTACAAGCCCGCGGGGCTCGGGGACGCGGTCATGAAGTGCCAGGAGGTGAGAGTCCCCACGCAGGACATGGGGCCGTCCTACACGGGCCCCGACGAGTTGCGGAACTCGGTCTGTCTCTGGGGCGACCACAGCACCATCGGTCTGGTGGTTCCGACGGACCTGGCCGCTTTCGTGAAGGGCGAGGGCACCAGCCCGGAGGCTGCGGCGGAACTCTCCGCCGAACTCCGCGCCGACGTACGCGTCAAACTCTGACCCAGGATCCACGCTCCACGCCTGCCAGCCCCGGCGCACCGCAGGGTGGTCGTAGACGGCGACGCGTATGAGGGAGGGCCCCGGTCCAATGACCGGGGCCCTCCCTCATACGGTGACTGCGCCGTCGGCTACGCCGACTTCTGCTCGCCCGAACCGTGTCCGCGCGCCTCACGCGGGATCAGCGTCGGGTTCACGTTCGAGTGAACGACCTCCGCGGTGATGACGACCCTGGCCACGTCCTTGCGGGACGGGACCTCGTACATCACCGACTGGAGGACCTCCTCCATGATGGCCCGCAGACCACGCGCCCCGGTCTGCCGCAGGATCGCCTGGTCGGCGATGGCCTCCAGCGCCTCACGCTCGAACTCCAACTCGACACCGTCGAGTTCGAACAGCCGCTGGTACTGCTTCATCAGCGCGTTGCGCGGCTCGACGAGGATCTGGAGCAGGGCCTCGCGGTCGAGGTTGTGCACGGAGGTGAGGACGGGGAGACGGCCGATGAACTCCGGGATCATCCCGAACTTCACCAGGTCCTCCGGCATGACCTCCTGGAACTGGTCGCTCTCCTCGATCTCCCGCTTGGAGCGGATCGTCGCGCCGAAGCCGATGCCCTTGGCACCCGACCTGGCCTCGATGATCTTCTCAAGCCCCGAGAACGCGCCGCCCACGATGAACAGCACGTTCGTCGTGTCGATCTGGATGAACTCCTGGTGCGGGTGTTTCCTGCCGCCCTGGGGCGGTACGGAGGCGGTGGTGCCCTCA from Streptomyces tsukubensis encodes:
- the ndk gene encoding nucleoside-diphosphate kinase, whose translation is MSQRTLVLLKPDTVRRGLMGEVISRIERKAGWTVTALELRSLDRAILEQHYAEHIGKPFYEPLVEFMQSGPIVALVVEGERVIEGVRRLAGPTDPIAAEPGSIRGDFGTIVRENMIHASDSEESAERELKTFFPGLV
- a CDS encoding DUF4233 domain-containing protein, whose protein sequence is MRTLCASTLIGEFFIIGFAGLVAMKDDSLATSTVWWVCGVAMLLSVLLCGTLTRPGGIQLGWILQAALVASGVVVPMMFILGAAFGGLWWASIHYGRKIDEAKARWAAMAEAAEPEAGAAAG
- a CDS encoding valine--tRNA ligase, producing the protein MTENSAPTPATTPELPTQYAPAEVEGKLYEQWVERGYFTADAKSEKPPYTIVIPPPNVTGSLHLGHAFQHTLMDALTRRKRMQGFETLWLPGMDHAGIATQNKVEQQLAEEGKSRQDLGRDEFVRRVWQWKEEYGGKILGQMRRLGDGVDWSRERFTMDEGLSRAVRSVFKKMYDDELIYRAERIINWCPRCLTAISDIEVDYQEDDGELVSLTYGEGDDTLVVATTRAETMLGDTAVAVHPDDERYAHLIGKRIKLPLTDRTIPVVADAHVDPEFGTGAVKVTPAHDPNDFAIGQRHDLEALTVMDERGVITVPGPFEGLDRFEARSAIVGALREQGRVVAEKRPYPHSVGHCSRCRTTVEPRLSMQWWVKVAPLAKASGDAVRDGRVEIHPQEMSKRYFDWVDNLHDWCISRQLWWGHRIPVWYGPEGQVICLGPDEEPPTGEGWTQDNDVLDTWFSSGLWPFSTLGGPERTPDLEKFYPTDVLLTGHDIIFFWVARMMMFGLYVMDGEAPFKTIALTGLVRDERGKKMSKSFGNVVDPLDWMDKYGSDALRFTLARGANPGTDVPIGEDWVQASRNFANKIWNATRFALMNGATIEGELPPVERLSAADRWILSRLNEVVEQTDGYYEDFQFAKLSDALYHFAWDEVFDWYVELSKTTFQAGGQPADDARRVLGEVLDVTLRLLHPVVPFVTETLWTTLTGRESIVIAEWPKDSGFRDTAAEQEIETLQQVITEVRRFRADQGLQPGQRVPARLALEGTRLAAHEPAIRQLLRLQPEGDAFQATATLPVAGAQVALDLSGAIDIDAERKRLTKDLAAAEKEKAQATAKLGNEAFLAKAPDQVVDKIRGRLGKADEDIARLKQQIERLPQG
- a CDS encoding rod shape-determining protein — its product is MSFIGRDMAVDLGTANTLVYVRGRGIVLNEPSVVAINTNTGGILAVGAEAKKMIGRTPGNIVAVRPLKDGVIADFEITERMLRYFILKIHKRRYLARPRVVVCVPSGITGVERRAVIEASTQAGARQVHIIEEPMAAAIGSGLPVHEATGNMVVDIGGGTTEVAVISLGGIVTAQSIRVAGDELDNAIIQHIKKEYSLLLGERTAEQIKLTIGSAYDLETDEHTEIRGRDLVSGLPKTVVISAAEVRKAIEEPVNAIVDAVKTTLDKCPPELSGDVMDRGIVLTGGGALLRGLDERLRRETGMPIHIAEDPLDSVALGSGKCVEEFEALQQVLDASPRR
- a CDS encoding alkene reductase, which translates into the protein MPDSPLDALWTPTAVGDIALPHRLAMAPMTRNRSTPDGVPSELNAEYYAQRASHALVVTEGTQPSAEGQGYPLTPGIHTEAQIAGWRKVTEAVHAADGRIVIQLMHAGRIAHPGNTPHGGQPVAPSAIRPSGTIFTASGLQSMPRPRELTEAEIADTVQEFRAAARAAVEAGADGVEIHGASGYLVHQFLSTNANRRTDRYGGSVENRVRFAVEVAAAVADEIGAGRTGIRISPGNPYNDIAEDDPRELYAALARALAPLGLACLHVVQAEDEELLDILRGLWPTTLMVNRVGAELAVRAADIAEGRADVVTVGALALANPDLVERVRSRAPLNTPDPATFYGGDEAGYTDYPTLAS
- a CDS encoding rod shape-determining protein, whose translation is MDIGIDLGTANTLLYIRGQGIVLNEPSVVAIRQGRKGTTVAVGTEAKATIGRTPGSITAIRPLADGVISDFDAAEEMIRHFVRRAAPRRGTRIRMVVCVPSGVTPVERRAIVNASKRAGARTVHLIEEPMAAAIGAGLPVSDPRGSMVVDVGGGTTEVAVLSLGGIVTARSLRVGGHRMDLAVMDHVRKEHSLLIGERTAENIKIAIGSAWPVPGEEEREKATYTVRGREKVGGLPKTVDLTTQEVRDALEEPVAAMIEALRGTLEECPPELAGDLMEHGIVLTGGGALLPGLDLRMASASGIPVFVADDPLDSVAMGCGKCVEDFDGLDRLLNGA
- the folC gene encoding bifunctional tetrahydrofolate synthase/dihydrofolate synthase, with the protein product MSELPPHDDHYDDGDEEGGRPKGDAFEEIVGAETDRDPDLAVIEAGSRTLRAQAAPPQAEVPARPQDPEVDRALREVETELASRWGETKLEPSVTRIAALMDVLGEPQRAYPSIHITGTNGKTSTARMVEALLGAFELRTGRYTSPHVQSITERISLDGAPIEAERFVETYQDIKPYVEMVDGSQEYRLSFFEVLTGMAYAAFADAPVDVAVVEVGMGGSWDATNVIDADVAVVTPIDLDHTDRLGNTPAEIAVEKSGIIKQDATVVLAQQPVDAAQVMLKKAVEKDATVAREGMEFGVVSREVAVGGQLLTLRGLGGEYDEIFLPLHGAYQAHNAAVALAAVEAFFGVGSERPDPLSVETVRKAFASVASPGRLEVVRRSPTVVLDAAHNPAGARATAEAVSEVFGFSRLVGVIGASAEKNVRGLLEAFEPILAEVVITRNSSHRAMDPDELAGIAVEVFGDDRVQVEPRLDDAIEAAITLAEEDDEYTGGGVLVTGSVITVGEARLLLGKG